A part of Helicobacter fennelliae genomic DNA contains:
- the lysS gene encoding lysine--tRNA ligase, whose product MFHGTYIQQRIQKANQLREQQANPYRNDAIRTITNKAFLQKYHFLKENPESSDNHTQSNIQAQSQTKSQIESQTESIVGRLKFMRMMGKACFLKIEDESGVLQAYLSKDDLGEETWHIVKKILEVGDIVNISGFAFVTKTQELSIHAKSFKILTKSIVPLPEKFHGLTDVELRYRQRYVDLIVNPSVKEVFVLRSKIISYIRKFFEEKGFLEVETPMLHPIPGGANARPFITHHNALGVDRYLRIAPELYLKRLIVGGFEAVFEMNRNFRNEGMDHSHNPEFSMIEFYWAYHTYKDLIALTKEFFAYLLQNLNLPRKIPHADGEIDFDEWRVLGYQESLIDIGQIPQDVVQNCAKLRAYLESKHIVLEANMNYGQLQDVAFSEYVESKLINPTFIVDYPIEISPLARRSDVDSSVADRFELFIGGKEIANGFSELNDPLDQYERFMAQVRQKDAGDEEAQYMDEDYVWALGYGMPPTAGEGIGIDRLVMLLTQSKTIKDVILFPAMKPTKTESQEIAQSQKAQKIDANTTLTSTPQRSKQ is encoded by the coding sequence ATGTTTCATGGGACTTACATTCAGCAACGTATCCAAAAAGCAAATCAACTGCGAGAACAGCAAGCCAACCCATATCGAAACGATGCTATCCGCACAATCACCAATAAAGCATTTTTGCAAAAATATCATTTTTTAAAAGAAAATCCAGAATCTAGCGACAATCACACTCAATCAAATATTCAAGCCCAAAGCCAAACAAAATCTCAAATAGAATCCCAAACAGAATCAATAGTGGGGCGATTAAAATTTATGCGTATGATGGGTAAAGCCTGCTTTCTTAAAATCGAAGATGAAAGTGGCGTGCTTCAAGCCTATCTTTCCAAAGATGATTTAGGCGAGGAGACATGGCATATTGTCAAAAAGATTTTAGAAGTTGGAGATATTGTCAATATCAGCGGATTTGCGTTTGTAACCAAAACACAAGAACTCAGTATCCATGCCAAAAGTTTTAAGATTCTCACCAAATCAATCGTGCCATTGCCTGAGAAATTCCACGGGCTTACAGATGTCGAGCTCCGCTATCGACAGCGATATGTGGATTTGATTGTGAATCCTTCAGTCAAAGAAGTGTTTGTTTTGCGTAGTAAAATCATCTCTTATATTCGCAAATTTTTTGAAGAAAAAGGATTTTTAGAGGTTGAAACGCCAATGCTTCACCCAATTCCCGGCGGTGCAAATGCTAGACCATTTATCACACATCATAATGCCTTAGGCGTAGATCGGTATCTAAGAATCGCGCCGGAATTGTATTTGAAGCGATTGATTGTTGGCGGGTTTGAGGCGGTTTTTGAGATGAATCGCAACTTCCGCAATGAAGGTATGGATCACTCACATAATCCTGAATTTTCGATGATTGAATTTTATTGGGCGTATCATACATATAAGGATTTGATCGCTTTGACAAAAGAATTTTTTGCGTATTTGCTTCAAAATCTCAATTTGCCACGCAAGATTCCGCATGCAGATGGCGAGATTGATTTTGATGAGTGGAGGGTTTTGGGCTATCAAGAGAGCTTGATAGACATCGGGCAGATTCCGCAAGATGTCGTGCAAAATTGCGCTAAATTGCGCGCTTACCTAGAATCTAAACACATCGTACTTGAGGCAAATATGAATTATGGGCAGTTGCAAGATGTCGCATTTAGCGAATATGTAGAATCTAAACTCATCAACCCAACTTTTATCGTGGATTATCCGATTGAAATTAGCCCCTTGGCGCGCAGGAGCGATGTAGATTCTAGTGTTGCTGATAGATTTGAGCTTTTTATCGGTGGCAAAGAGATCGCAAATGGATTTAGTGAGCTTAATGATCCACTCGATCAATACGAGCGATTTATGGCGCAAGTCAGGCAAAAAGACGCAGGCGATGAAGAGGCGCAATATATGGACGAGGATTATGTATGGGCGTTAGGATATGGAATGCCCCCAACCGCAGGCGAAGGCATAGGCATAGATCGCTTGGTTATGCTTTTGACACAGAGCAAAACCATTAAAGATGTGATTTTGTTTCCTGCGATGAAGCCTACAAAAACAGAATCACAAGAAATAGCACAATCACAAAAAGCACAAAAAATAGATG
- a CDS encoding CvpA family protein has protein sequence MNYIDVALIVIIVVIGFRGFATGFIAELCSLIGILLGVYLASIFAKPVGDAFEKIYNFNSPTIHLVLGFVLVLGICWIVFLAISLLLSKRFQFGGLEFINKALGFVFSSVKVFFIFSFIAYVLSHINFLKENFVATAEQKSQMYVNMIKVARGFMDFSIINKTRENIQNSIENPDQSKSIQDAPKQLKSDAKDVLDSASDSLAK, from the coding sequence ATGAATTATATTGATGTTGCTTTGATTGTTATTATCGTTGTGATTGGATTTAGGGGATTTGCGACTGGATTTATCGCAGAGTTATGCAGTTTGATTGGAATCTTGCTTGGTGTGTATTTGGCTTCGATTTTTGCTAAGCCAGTTGGAGATGCTTTTGAGAAAATCTATAATTTCAATAGCCCAACCATTCATCTTGTTTTGGGATTTGTGCTTGTATTGGGGATATGCTGGATTGTGTTTTTGGCGATAAGTTTGCTTCTTTCTAAGAGATTTCAATTTGGCGGACTTGAATTTATCAACAAAGCTTTGGGCTTTGTGTTTTCGTCTGTGAAGGTATTTTTTATCTTTAGCTTTATCGCGTATGTGCTCTCTCATATTAATTTCTTGAAAGAAAATTTTGTCGCCACGGCCGAGCAAAAAAGCCAAATGTATGTGAATATGATAAAAGTTGCGCGAGGCTTTATGGATTTTTCTATAATCAATAAAACACGCGAGAACATTCAAAATTCTATAGAGAATCCAGATCAATCCAAATCAATCCAAGACGCGCCAAAACAGCTTAAAAGCGATGCAAAAGATGTGCTAGATTCTGCGTCAGATTCTCTAGCGAAGTAG